A genomic segment from Lutibacter sp. A80 encodes:
- the gdhA gene encoding NADP-specific glutamate dehydrogenase: MELKIKNFMDLVNVRSQHEPEFLQAVEEVAEAIIPYIASQPHYSGNNLLLRMVEPERVIIFRVPWVDDTGEIVVNRGFRIEMNSAIGPYKGGLRFHPSVNLSILKFLAFEQVFKNALTNLPLGGGKGGSDFDPKGKSDDEIMRFCQSFMGELFRHIGPDTDVPAGDMGVGAREIGYMFGMYKKLRNEFTGILTGKGLSWGGSHIRPESTGYGAVYFAQSMLGTKDDTLDGKTITISGSGNVAQYACEKATELGAKVVTLSDSSGYIYDEDGIDEEKLAFVMELKNVKRGRINEYVTAYPKAQFFEGQTPWSVPCEIAMPCATQNELNEEAAKTLLSNGCFVVSEGANMPCTPKAVEAFQAKRILYAPGKASNAGGVATSGLEMSQNSIRIKWTREEVNEKLKTIMNEIHESCIQYGTQEDGYVDYVVGANIAGFVKVADAMLAQGVV, from the coding sequence ATGGAATTAAAGATTAAAAATTTTATGGACTTGGTGAATGTTAGAAGTCAACATGAACCTGAATTTTTACAGGCAGTAGAGGAGGTTGCTGAAGCTATTATTCCATACATTGCAAGCCAGCCGCATTATAGCGGTAATAATCTATTATTACGTATGGTTGAACCAGAAAGGGTGATAATTTTTAGAGTTCCCTGGGTAGATGATACTGGAGAAATTGTAGTTAATAGAGGTTTTAGAATAGAAATGAATTCTGCAATTGGGCCTTATAAAGGTGGTTTAAGATTTCATCCTTCGGTAAACTTAAGTATTCTTAAGTTTTTAGCATTTGAACAAGTATTTAAAAATGCGTTAACTAATTTGCCATTAGGTGGTGGAAAAGGAGGTTCAGATTTTGATCCTAAAGGAAAATCTGATGACGAAATTATGCGTTTTTGCCAAAGTTTTATGGGAGAATTATTCCGTCATATTGGTCCTGATACCGATGTGCCTGCTGGAGATATGGGTGTTGGAGCAAGAGAAATTGGTTATATGTTTGGGATGTATAAAAAGTTGCGTAACGAGTTTACAGGGATTTTAACAGGTAAAGGCTTGTCTTGGGGAGGATCTCATATTCGTCCAGAATCAACAGGTTATGGTGCCGTTTATTTTGCACAAAGTATGTTGGGTACAAAAGACGATACTTTAGACGGTAAAACAATTACTATTTCGGGTTCTGGAAATGTTGCACAATATGCTTGTGAAAAGGCTACAGAATTGGGAGCTAAAGTTGTAACCTTATCAGATTCTTCAGGTTATATTTATGATGAAGATGGTATAGATGAAGAAAAATTAGCTTTTGTAATGGAGTTAAAAAATGTAAAAAGAGGAAGAATTAACGAATATGTAACAGCATATCCAAAAGCACAATTTTTTGAAGGACAAACGCCTTGGAGTGTTCCTTGTGAGATAGCAATGCCTTGTGCTACACAAAACGAATTAAATGAAGAAGCAGCCAAAACATTATTAAGTAATGGGTGTTTTGTAGTTAGTGAAGGCGCCAATATGCCTTGTACTCCAAAAGCTGTAGAAGCTTTTCAGGCTAAAAGAATATTGTATGCTCCAGGAAAAGCCTCAAATGCAGGTGGTGTTGCAACTTCTGGTTTAGAAATGAGTCAGAACTCTATACGTATAAAATGGACACGTGAAGAGGTAAATGAAAAACTAAAAACTATTATGAATGAAATCCACGAATCTTGTATTCAATATGGTACACAAGAAGATGGGTATGTAGATTATGTGGTTGGAGCAAATATTGCTGGTTTTGTTAAAGTGGCAGATGCAATGCTTGCACAAGGTGTTGTGTAA
- a CDS encoding response regulator — protein sequence MRKPFIICIIDDDEIYQYTITKNIETHKLSRKLLIFSDGEEALDFMIDNVGNKKDLPDVIFLDINMPIMDGFQFMEEYVKLVPKVGKKITIYMVSSSVDPVDIERAKKISEVSDYIIKPINSKELKEIISSLEEKDKI from the coding sequence ATGAGAAAACCTTTTATAATATGTATAATTGATGATGATGAGATTTATCAATATACAATCACTAAAAACATAGAAACACACAAATTATCTAGAAAACTACTTATTTTTTCAGATGGAGAAGAGGCATTGGATTTTATGATAGACAATGTTGGAAATAAGAAAGATTTACCAGATGTTATTTTTTTAGATATAAATATGCCAATAATGGATGGCTTTCAATTTATGGAAGAATATGTTAAGCTAGTTCCAAAAGTTGGAAAAAAAATAACTATTTATATGGTGTCTTCATCAGTTGATCCTGTTGATATTGAAAGAGCTAAAAAAATTAGTGAGGTGTCCGATTATATAATTAAACCTATTAATTCTAAAGAACTTAAAGAAATTATAAGTTCTTTAGAAGAAAAAGATAAAATCTAA
- a CDS encoding PAS domain S-box protein: protein MNKLNKLFKNRYLIFLITIIILLALMLLLVQNSISLQKSDAHIINVSGKQRMLSQRITKLNNIIKTTNNIDSKIDVNKLKLLIKEWEEATNYLILKNEKYGNKTIDSLFKEIKPYQNKILEYSKSIINTIESDKSVKDLKDLEALDLAFLSTMDTIVNEYQKSAEKKLQKLENILYLLALIVVLILIFQFIYIIKPVYKLYFQKNLDLQKTNRELVRSQEKVRNNLKELKLLKNKIEKGAELGKIFIEQAPNAIAMFDKDMKYIAASHRWKEDYKLTGQEIIGRSHYEIFPEIGDDWKEHHKACLKGAINKCDEAPFKRADGTTQWLTWDVRPWYISKGKIGGLLMYTADITTIKEKDQERLRIEKILYKTNQIARIGTWEVNLVENKVNWSRVTREIHDVPDDFIPNLNTAIEFYKEGESRIKIQKAINTAIEKGKPFDIELELVTAKGNVVWTRAIGQAEFENGKCILLNGVFQDINKVKLAKETLNTVNEELNAILNSGPISIIGTDKNGLITHFNKGAESMLHYSSNEMIGLKTPEIIHLKEETLKRGEALSKKYNKEIIGFDVLVANAKQGESESRECTYVRKDGTTFPVLSVTTAIKNNKDEITGFIKMATDISESVKNQKIIIDAKNNLEILTRKLTSQNNQLANFAHITSHNLRAPVSNLNSLLQIYEMAESDEERSMLFEKFEKVIDHLTSTLNTLVDAIRIRDDSSKNIEKILFKDILNKTMEILTGQIIETETNITSNFTNAPSISYNKTYLESIFLNLITNSIKYRSTERAPKITIETTNLNGRIQLSITDNGLGIDLNKHGHKLFGLNKTFHRHAEAKGVGLYLTKVQIESMGGTISAVSKVNEGTTFTILF, encoded by the coding sequence ATGAATAAATTAAATAAATTATTTAAAAATAGGTATTTAATATTTTTAATTACAATCATAATTTTATTAGCTCTAATGCTTTTGCTTGTTCAGAATAGTATTAGTTTACAAAAATCTGACGCACATATTATTAACGTTTCTGGTAAACAACGTATGTTAAGTCAGCGTATTACTAAACTTAATAATATTATAAAAACAACAAATAATATTGATTCAAAAATAGATGTTAACAAACTAAAATTACTGATTAAAGAATGGGAAGAAGCTACTAATTATTTGATTTTAAAGAATGAAAAGTATGGTAATAAAACTATCGATTCGTTATTTAAAGAAATTAAGCCTTATCAAAATAAAATACTAGAATACAGTAAAAGTATAATAAATACTATTGAATCTGATAAAAGTGTTAAAGACTTAAAAGATCTTGAAGCTTTAGATTTGGCTTTTTTATCTACAATGGATACAATTGTAAATGAATACCAGAAAAGTGCAGAAAAAAAGCTTCAAAAGCTAGAAAATATACTGTATTTATTAGCTTTAATAGTTGTATTAATTTTAATTTTTCAGTTTATTTATATCATTAAACCTGTTTACAAATTATATTTTCAAAAGAATCTAGATCTCCAAAAAACAAATCGTGAGTTAGTGCGTTCTCAAGAAAAAGTTCGCAATAATTTAAAAGAATTAAAACTGCTCAAAAATAAAATTGAAAAAGGAGCAGAATTAGGTAAAATTTTTATTGAACAAGCACCAAATGCTATTGCAATGTTTGATAAGGACATGAAATATATAGCAGCTTCACATCGTTGGAAAGAAGATTATAAATTAACAGGTCAAGAAATTATAGGGAGATCTCATTATGAAATTTTCCCTGAAATAGGAGATGATTGGAAGGAACACCATAAAGCGTGTTTAAAAGGAGCAATTAATAAATGCGATGAAGCACCATTTAAAAGAGCAGATGGCACTACACAGTGGCTTACTTGGGATGTGAGACCTTGGTATATTTCTAAAGGAAAAATAGGTGGATTATTAATGTATACTGCAGATATAACAACTATTAAAGAAAAAGATCAAGAAAGGTTAAGAATTGAAAAAATACTTTACAAAACCAATCAAATTGCACGTATAGGAACATGGGAAGTAAATCTAGTTGAAAATAAAGTTAATTGGAGTAGAGTAACTCGTGAAATTCATGACGTACCAGACGATTTTATACCTAATTTAAATACGGCAATTGAATTTTATAAAGAAGGAGAGAGTAGAATAAAAATTCAAAAGGCTATTAATACAGCTATTGAAAAAGGAAAACCATTTGATATTGAATTAGAGCTTGTAACAGCAAAAGGAAATGTTGTTTGGACTCGCGCCATTGGTCAAGCTGAATTTGAAAATGGAAAATGTATTCTACTTAATGGTGTTTTTCAAGATATTAACAAAGTAAAATTAGCAAAAGAAACATTAAATACTGTAAATGAAGAGTTAAACGCAATATTAAATTCTGGGCCTATTTCTATAATTGGAACAGATAAAAATGGTTTAATAACCCATTTTAATAAAGGTGCCGAAAGCATGTTACATTATTCATCTAATGAAATGATTGGATTAAAAACACCTGAAATAATTCATTTAAAAGAAGAAACTCTTAAAAGAGGAGAAGCATTATCTAAAAAATATAATAAAGAAATAATAGGTTTTGATGTTCTTGTAGCAAATGCTAAACAAGGAGAATCAGAATCTAGAGAATGTACATATGTTAGAAAAGATGGAACTACGTTTCCTGTGCTTTCAGTTACAACAGCAATTAAAAATAACAAAGATGAAATTACAGGTTTTATTAAAATGGCAACAGATATTAGTGAGAGTGTGAAAAATCAAAAAATAATTATTGATGCAAAAAATAATCTCGAAATTCTTACAAGAAAATTAACCAGTCAAAATAATCAGTTAGCAAATTTTGCACATATTACATCTCATAATTTACGTGCACCAGTAAGCAACCTTAATTCGTTACTTCAAATTTATGAAATGGCTGAAAGTGACGAAGAAAGAAGCATGTTGTTTGAAAAATTTGAAAAAGTAATTGATCATTTAACTTCAACATTAAATACATTAGTTGATGCTATAAGAATTAGAGACGATAGTTCTAAAAATATTGAAAAAATATTATTTAAAGATATTTTAAATAAAACAATGGAAATATTAACTGGTCAAATAATAGAGACTGAAACAAATATAACCAGTAATTTTACCAATGCGCCTAGTATTAGCTATAATAAAACCTATTTAGAAAGTATCTTTTTAAATTTAATTACAAACTCTATTAAATATAGATCTACAGAGCGCGCACCAAAAATTACAATTGAAACAACTAATTTAAATGGCAGGATCCAGTTATCAATTACGGATAACGGTTTAGGGATAGATTTAAATAAACATGGTCATAAATTATTTGGGTTAAATAAAACATTTCATAGACATGCCGAGGCAAAAGGAGTTGGCTTATACCTTACCAAGGTTCAAATAGAATCTATGGGAGGAACAATTTCCGCAGTAAGTAAGGTTAACGAAGGAACAACATTTACAATATTATTTTAA
- the pheS gene encoding phenylalanine--tRNA ligase subunit alpha codes for MLDKVKELIGEVAAFNATSKDEIETFRIKFLSKKGILNDLFAEFKNVAPAERKEFGQALNTLKNAAQDKVNQLKDSLENANEQKGVYGDLTQPEEPIELGSRHPISIVRNKIIDVFSRIGFTVSEGPEIEDDWHNFTALNLPEYHPARDMQDTFFIETNPDILLRTHTSSVQVRYMENHKPPIRTISPGRVFRNEDISARAHCIFHQVEGLYIDTDVSFADLKQTLLYFTKEMFGKSKIRLRPSYFPFTEPSAEVDIYWGLETETDYKITKGTGWLEIMGCGMVDPNVLKNANIDPDVYSGYAFGMGIERIAMLLYQIPDIRMFYENDVRFLEQFKSVI; via the coding sequence ATGTTGGACAAAGTAAAAGAATTGATTGGTGAAGTAGCTGCTTTTAATGCAACTTCCAAAGATGAAATTGAAACTTTTAGAATTAAATTTTTAAGTAAAAAAGGCATACTTAATGATTTATTTGCTGAATTTAAAAATGTAGCTCCTGCCGAAAGAAAAGAATTTGGTCAGGCATTAAATACACTAAAAAACGCTGCTCAAGATAAAGTAAATCAACTTAAAGACAGCTTAGAAAATGCAAATGAACAAAAAGGTGTTTATGGTGATTTAACACAGCCTGAAGAACCGATAGAATTAGGCTCTAGACACCCAATATCTATTGTTAGAAATAAAATTATTGATGTTTTTTCTCGCATCGGTTTTACAGTTTCTGAAGGTCCTGAAATTGAAGATGACTGGCATAATTTTACGGCACTTAATTTACCGGAATACCATCCAGCACGTGATATGCAGGATACCTTTTTTATTGAAACAAATCCAGATATTTTATTGCGTACACATACTTCTTCTGTACAAGTACGTTATATGGAAAATCATAAACCACCAATTAGAACTATTTCTCCGGGAAGAGTTTTTAGAAATGAAGATATTTCGGCACGTGCACACTGTATCTTTCATCAAGTAGAAGGTTTATACATAGACACAGACGTTTCTTTTGCAGATTTAAAACAAACCTTACTGTATTTCACTAAAGAAATGTTTGGAAAATCTAAAATACGCTTACGCCCTTCTTATTTCCCATTTACAGAACCAAGTGCCGAAGTAGATATTTATTGGGGATTAGAAACCGAAACCGATTATAAAATTACAAAAGGTACTGGTTGGTTAGAAATTATGGGTTGTGGTATGGTTGATCCAAATGTATTGAAAAATGCAAATATAGATCCAGATGTGTACAGCGGTTACGCCTTTGGAATGGGTATTGAACGTATTGCAATGCTATTGTACCAAATACCAGATATTAGAATGTTTTACGAAAACGATGTACGCTTTTTAGAACAATTTAAATCTGTAATTTAA
- a CDS encoding ATP-binding protein: protein MINLNSKLKKFVTPKVVKQTIIIACTFNLIISLLVIIGWLFNSLEILKLISNGLTINFNTALLFVILNIAILIYIKKIKFFKIINIFLVNVVIVIALLTLSEYAFNFDYSIIQDTFLSNLHESMSPIAALCFLLLGIAMWGIQSKMFQIKKCTQYILLLVILFSVVVIVEYILQLSIKQQSSIINLMAIYPAVMFLLISSTLFLKNGSQEFYNLVFSKHTGSEIIRVMVPYNLIMILLMGITLLFSVNNNLIDFNFGFIVYSILAVFVSIISVIIVAFKINKSEVEREIYKNSLHQANLELNQLKQALDESSIVAITDAKGIITSVNNKFCEISQYSRDELIGKSHKIINSGHHSKAFFRDLWRTIKSGNVWIGGVKNRAKDGSFYWVHTSIIPFKNENDEIYQFFTIRQDITRLTMLSHQYENLQLKNKEIEQFTYIASHDLQEPLRSIKGMVNILKQKQIDQIDEVTNNCICYIERSTDRMSSLIKGLLDYSRIGVNKKLEVVDINNLLKSLKNELSVSIKDSGTKIYLENLPTIKAYKNELYLLFLNLVTNAIKFQKNDTHPQIKITATKSGQYWKFSVSDNGIGIENIKDRNIFGIFQRLNRRGNFDGTGIGLAHCDKIIHLHGGEIWAESKLGEGSIFYFTIPIILN from the coding sequence ATGATTAATCTCAATAGTAAACTTAAAAAGTTTGTAACCCCAAAAGTTGTGAAACAAACAATAATTATTGCTTGTACATTTAATTTAATAATTAGTTTATTAGTTATTATTGGTTGGTTGTTTAATAGTTTAGAAATTTTAAAATTAATTTCTAACGGATTAACTATTAATTTTAACACAGCATTATTATTTGTTATTTTAAATATTGCCATTCTTATTTACATTAAAAAAATCAAATTTTTTAAAATTATAAATATATTTCTAGTTAACGTAGTGATAGTTATAGCACTATTAACTCTAAGCGAATATGCTTTTAATTTTGATTATTCTATTATACAAGATACTTTTTTAAGCAATTTACACGAAAGTATGTCACCAATTGCAGCATTGTGTTTTCTCCTTTTAGGAATTGCAATGTGGGGAATACAATCTAAAATGTTTCAAATAAAAAAATGCACTCAATATATATTGCTTTTAGTAATATTGTTTTCTGTAGTAGTTATAGTTGAATATATATTACAACTTTCCATAAAGCAGCAATCAAGCATTATTAATTTAATGGCTATATATCCTGCAGTAATGTTTTTATTGATTTCAAGCACACTTTTTTTAAAAAATGGATCACAAGAGTTTTACAATTTGGTTTTTAGTAAACATACAGGAAGTGAAATAATAAGAGTAATGGTTCCCTATAATCTTATTATGATATTATTAATGGGTATTACTTTGCTGTTTTCTGTAAATAATAATCTAATAGACTTTAATTTTGGTTTCATAGTTTATAGTATATTAGCTGTATTTGTGTCTATTATTTCTGTTATTATAGTTGCTTTTAAAATTAATAAGAGTGAAGTAGAGAGAGAAATTTATAAAAACTCATTGCATCAAGCTAATTTAGAATTAAATCAACTTAAACAAGCGTTAGATGAAAGTTCTATTGTAGCAATAACAGATGCAAAAGGAATTATAACCTCTGTAAATAATAAGTTTTGCGAAATTTCTCAATACAGCAGAGATGAACTTATTGGGAAATCTCATAAAATTATTAATTCTGGACATCATTCAAAAGCCTTTTTTAGAGATCTTTGGAGAACAATTAAAAGCGGAAATGTTTGGATTGGAGGCGTAAAAAATAGAGCTAAAGATGGTAGTTTCTATTGGGTACACACATCAATTATTCCATTTAAAAATGAGAATGATGAAATTTACCAATTTTTTACAATTAGACAAGATATTACCAGGCTAACAATGCTTTCACATCAATATGAAAATTTACAACTTAAAAATAAAGAAATAGAACAATTTACATACATTGCATCACATGATTTACAAGAGCCATTAAGATCTATAAAAGGAATGGTTAATATTTTAAAACAAAAACAAATAGATCAAATTGATGAAGTAACAAATAATTGTATCTGTTATATTGAAAGATCTACAGATAGGATGAGTAGCTTAATAAAAGGTCTTTTAGACTACTCGCGTATAGGTGTAAATAAAAAATTAGAAGTTGTAGATATTAACAACTTACTAAAATCATTAAAAAATGAGCTATCGGTTAGTATAAAAGATTCAGGTACTAAAATTTATTTAGAAAATCTACCAACAATAAAAGCTTATAAAAATGAGCTTTATCTTTTGTTTTTAAATTTAGTTACAAACGCTATTAAATTTCAAAAAAACGATACACATCCTCAAATTAAAATAACAGCCACTAAAAGTGGTCAATATTGGAAATTTTCAGTTTCAGACAATGGTATTGGTATTGAAAACATAAAAGATCGTAATATTTTTGGAATCTTTCAGCGGTTAAATAGAAGAGGTAATTTTGATGGAACAGGTATTGGATTAGCACATTGTGATAAAATTATACATTTACATGGTGGGGAAATTTGGGCAGAATCTAAATTAGGAGAAGGATCAATTTTTTACTTTACAATACCAATAATTTTAAATTAA
- a CDS encoding lactonase family protein: MKTTLTVLLMSICMVTYSQNVRMYVGTYTDGDSEGIYMYNFNTKTGELSEKNLAIEAVNPSFITFSKDKKQLYAVSESNQGSTLSAYNITNNGTLSLINKVTSGGKGPCHVQLNKKGDKAVVSNYGGGTFAVFNIEKDGSLQEAYQIFDHNIETQKAHTHSAKFLDTNLFVADLGRDFLAHYVENEGNYSLKENYKMEAGAGPRHFEISKKGAFIYVINELNSTVTVLKKIKNSYKNIQTISTLSNSFEGESFCADIHLSKNEKFIYGSNRGENSIVVFKRNKKNGTLQKIQNISVSGDWPRNFTLAPNGKFLLVANKKSKNISVYKVNKKNGELTFLHSINAPTPVCLLF; this comes from the coding sequence ATGAAAACAACTCTAACAGTTTTATTAATGAGTATTTGTATGGTAACTTATTCCCAAAATGTCCGCATGTATGTTGGTACATATACCGATGGAGATAGTGAAGGAATTTATATGTATAATTTCAATACTAAAACTGGTGAGTTAAGTGAAAAAAACTTAGCTATTGAAGCTGTAAATCCTTCATTTATAACTTTCTCTAAAGACAAAAAACAATTGTACGCTGTTAGTGAAAGCAATCAAGGTAGTACTTTAAGCGCTTATAACATAACTAACAATGGTACACTTAGCCTAATTAACAAAGTAACTAGTGGCGGTAAAGGACCTTGCCATGTACAACTAAATAAAAAAGGAGACAAAGCTGTAGTTTCAAATTATGGGGGCGGAACTTTTGCTGTATTTAATATAGAAAAAGATGGTAGTTTACAAGAAGCTTATCAAATATTTGACCACAATATTGAAACCCAAAAAGCACATACGCATTCTGCCAAATTTTTAGATACTAATTTATTTGTTGCAGATTTAGGGCGCGATTTTTTAGCACATTATGTTGAAAACGAAGGAAATTACAGTCTAAAAGAGAATTATAAAATGGAAGCTGGTGCTGGGCCAAGGCATTTTGAAATTTCTAAAAAAGGTGCGTTTATTTATGTTATTAATGAACTAAATTCTACTGTTACCGTTCTTAAAAAAATTAAAAACAGCTATAAAAACATTCAAACTATAAGTACTTTAAGCAATAGTTTTGAAGGAGAAAGTTTTTGTGCAGATATTCATTTATCTAAAAACGAAAAATTTATTTACGGTTCTAATAGAGGAGAAAATTCTATTGTAGTTTTTAAAAGAAATAAGAAAAATGGAACACTTCAAAAAATTCAAAATATTAGTGTTTCTGGAGATTGGCCACGTAATTTTACATTAGCGCCAAACGGCAAATTTTTATTAGTTGCAAACAAAAAAAGTAAAAATATTAGTGTATATAAAGTAAATAAAAAAAATGGTGAATTAACTTTTTTACACAGTATTAATGCACCAACACCTGTTTGCTTACTATTTTAA
- a CDS encoding response regulator, whose product MKKKLNCILLIDDDDAINFIHEWVINKVGCAEKVEKVENGIEALEYLESAKDGKYPQPDLIFLDVNMPRMNGWEFLEEYHKLDESKKGKIILVMLTSSLNPADIARSKNIVEVNDFKNKPLTIELMQDILKEYFEDYL is encoded by the coding sequence ATGAAAAAAAAATTAAACTGTATTTTATTAATAGATGACGATGATGCTATTAACTTTATCCATGAGTGGGTAATTAATAAGGTAGGTTGCGCCGAAAAAGTTGAAAAGGTTGAGAATGGAATAGAAGCACTTGAATATTTAGAATCTGCAAAAGATGGTAAATATCCACAACCCGATCTAATTTTTTTAGATGTTAACATGCCTCGTATGAATGGATGGGAATTTCTTGAAGAATATCATAAACTCGATGAAAGTAAAAAAGGAAAAATAATATTAGTAATGTTAACATCGTCACTAAACCCTGCAGATATAGCTAGATCTAAAAACATTGTTGAAGTAAATGATTTTAAAAATAAACCATTAACTATAGAATTAATGCAAGATATTCTAAAAGAATATTTTGAAGATTATTTATAA